The Vicia villosa cultivar HV-30 ecotype Madison, WI linkage group LG1, Vvil1.0, whole genome shotgun sequence genome includes a region encoding these proteins:
- the LOC131658147 gene encoding uncharacterized protein LOC131658147, with translation MAEIVEKIQRVSLRVDTKDSWRWHKSVYTTKDAYSLIMEGLVTHVGDDKELVAVWSKLIPPKVSVLAWRVWQNRIPTRDNLVKRGILVDSQNSCPFGSGEEESVAHIFFECSLAWNAWSEVLRWLGFLYVSHNSALQNFNHFAVITSTGRVLKTDLPSFGLRVFGQFGKGGTRRFSAPLIDVEIPAYSIFRRSLRNS, from the coding sequence ATGGCTGAAATAGTAGAGAAGATTCAAAGAGTTTCCTTGAGGGTCGACACTAAGGATTCATGGAGGTGGCACAAGAGTGTGTACACAACTAAAGACGCATATTCACTAATCATGGAGGGGCTGGTTACTCATGTAGGGGATGATAAGGAATTGGTTGCAGTATGGAGTAAATTAATCCCTCCGAAGGTCTCGGTTTTGGCTTGGAGAGTGTGGCAAAACAGAATTCCCACTAGAGATAACCTAGTTAAGAGAGGCATCTTGGTTGATTCTCAAAATTCATGCCCATTTGGCAGCGGTGAAGAGGAAAGTGTCGCTCACATTTTCTTCGAATGTTCGTTAGCTTGGAATGCATGGAGTGAGGTCTTAAGATGGCTCGGTTTCTTATATGTTTCTCATAACTCCGCATTGCAGAATTTCAATCATTTTGCAGTTATCACCAGTACCGGGAGAGTGTTAAAGACAGACTTACCGTCATTTGGTTTGCGTGTCTTTGGACAATTTGGAAAAGGAGGAACGCGGAGATTTTCAGCACCCCTGATCGATGTAGAAATCCCAGCATACTCGATATTTAGGAGATCTCTTAGAAATAGCTAA